A genomic stretch from Telopea speciosissima isolate NSW1024214 ecotype Mountain lineage chromosome 7, Tspe_v1, whole genome shotgun sequence includes:
- the LOC122669843 gene encoding protein TRANSPORT INHIBITOR RESPONSE 1-like translates to MAYSFPEEVLEHVFSFIHSYKDRNAISLVCKSWYDIERWCRRRIFIGNCYAVTPRITIRRFPELRSVSLKGKPHFADYNLVPHKWGANLYPWVAAMAQAYPWLEELRLKRMVVTDDTLEMISHSFKNFKVLVLSSCEGFTTHGLAAIAANCRNLRELDLQETEVDDPSGNWLSHFPESCTSLVSLNFTRLEGEVSFSALERLVGRCTNLRTLRLNQAVPLDKLANLLCRAPQLVDLGTGIYSGEVRPELYSKLVSAFAGCKELKNLSGLWEVVPAYLPAIYPVCPGLTSLNLSYATIQSVDLIKLVSQCQNLQQLWVLDYIEDSGLDALAASCKDLRELRVFPSDPYGAEQNVSLTEQGLVSVSEGCPKLHSVLYFCRQMSNAALFTIARNRPNMTRFRLCILEPHTPDYLTLQPLDVGFGAIVEHCKNLRRLSLSGLLTDRVFEYIGTHAKKLRMLSVAFAGDSDLGLHHVLSGCKSLRKLEIRDCPFGDKALLANASKLETMRSLWMSSCSVSFGACKLLGQKMQRLNVEVIDESGPPDSSPDDCPVERLYAYRSVAGPRFDRPTFVWTVDENSAMRLS, encoded by the exons ATGGCGTATTCATTTCCTGAAGAGGTTCTAGAGCatgttttctcttttattcaTTCCTATAAGGACCGAAATGCCATTTCTCTTGTCTGCAAGTCCTGGTATGATATTGAACGGTGGTGCAGGCGTCGGATCTTCATCGGAAACTGTTATGCTGTGACTCCGAGGATTACAATAAGACGGTTTCCTGAGCTCCGATCTGTGTCATTGAAAGGAAAACCTCATTTTGCTGATTACAATCTTGTGCCACACAAATGGGGAGCTAATTTGTACCCTTGGGTGGCAGCCATGGCTCAAGCCTATCCTTGGTTAGAAGAGCTGAGGCTGAAGCGTATGGTGGTAACGGATGATACTTTGGAAATGATTTCTCATTCGTTTAAGAACTTTAAGGTTTTGGTCCTCTCGTCCTGTGAAGGTTTCACTACTCACGGACTCGCCGCCATTGCTGCCAATTGCag GAATCTGAGAGAGTTAGACTTGCAGGAGACTGAAGTGGATGATCCGAGTGGAAATTGGCTCAGCCATTTCCCTGAGTCATGTACGTCACTGGTTTCCCTTAACTTTACACGCCTGGAGGGGGAGGTCAGCTTCTCTGCACTGGAGCGTCTAGTAGGAAGGTGCACCAACTTGAGGACCCTTCGGCTAAACCAAGCTGTGCCCCTTGACAAGCTTGCCAACCTCCTCTGCCGGGCACCTCAGCTGGTTGATCTTGGTACAGGGATCTACTCAGGTGAGGTCCGCCCTGAACTCTACTCAAAGCTCGTGAGTGCCTTTGCAGGCTGCAAGGAGCTTAAAAACCTCTCTGGGCTATGGGAAGTGGTCCCTGCTTATCTTCCAGCTATCTACCCTGTTTGTCCTGGACTCACATCATTGAACTTGAGCTATGCTACCATCCAAAGCGTGGATCTCATCAAGCTTGTTAGCCAGTGTCAGAATCTGCAGCAGTTGTGG GTACTGGATTACATTGAAGACAGTGGCCTTGATGCTCTTGCAGCATCTTGCAAGGATCTGCGGGAACTGAGAGTATTTCCTTCAGACCCGTATGGTGCAGAGCAGAATGTCTCACTAACGGAACAGGGCCTTGTCTCCGTTTCTGAGGGTTGTCCCAAGCTTCATTCGGTGCTCTACTTCTGCCGCCAAATGTCCAATGCTGCCCTATTTACCATTGCTAGAAACCGTCCCAACATGACTCGTTTCCGTCTATGCATTCTTGAGCCTCATACCCCCGATTACCTTACTCTACAGCCCCTTGATGTGGGCTTTGGTGCTATTGTGGAGCACTGCAAGAATCTCCGGCGCCTTTCACTCTCTGGTCTCCTCACAGATCGAGTATTTGAGTACATTGGCACTCATGCTAAGAAGCTTCGGATGCTGTCAGTGGCCTTTGCTGGGGATAGTGACTTGGGACTCCATCATGTGCTGTCCGGGTGTAAGAGCCTCCGGAAGCTGGAGATTCGGGACTGCCCCTTTGGTGACAAGGCTCTCTTGGCCAATGCATCAAAGCTGGAGACAATGCGATCCCTTTGGATGTCTTCATGCTCTGTTAGTTTTGGAGCTTGTAAGCTGTTGGGTCAAAAGATGCAAAGGCTCAATGTAGAGGTTATTGATGAGAGCGGACCACCGGATTCAAGCCCAGATGACTGTCCTGTCGAAAGGCTTTATGCTTATCGATCAGTTGCAGGGCCTAGATTCGACAGGCCAACCTTTGTTTGGACAGTGGATGAGAACTCTGCCATGAGGCTTTCTTAG